A genomic stretch from Candidatus Amarolinea dominans includes:
- a CDS encoding long-chain fatty acid--CoA ligase encodes MLNLAHILEFNLGRNPDNLAIIFNDRKMTYRELNGAATKFADGLRQLGINPGDKVALMMPNVPYFPIAYYGILKAGATVVPFNVLFKGREVAYHLKDSDAVALVGFEMFTQPAYEGFQAVDSCKNLIIATADPMGPLPVTGDGIKHFSHVIASGSPTFDTVQTMPDDTAVILYTSGTTGQPKGAELTHANLFLNAWISQQLLGWRPNDVFLATLPLFHSFGQTVIMNNAIMGGAAITLLPRFDPAATLGIMQRDNVTVFAGVPTMYWALLAYPKASDFDLEKIKSSLRIAVSGGAALPVEVLKGFEGKYQVPILEGYGLSETSPVACFNHADRPRKVGSIGNPVWGTWMRIVDIEDKPVAAGSVGEVVIRGHHVMRGYYKRPEATAQTIRNGWFHSGDLGRMDDEGYFYIVDRLKEMIIRGGFNVYPREIEEYLLTHPKVSLVAVVGVPDERLGEEVKAYVVLKEGQSATAEEIIEFAKIGLADYKYPRQIEFRTAFPMTATGKILKRELIES; translated from the coding sequence ATGCTCAACCTCGCTCATATTCTGGAGTTCAACCTGGGGCGCAACCCCGACAATCTGGCGATTATCTTCAATGACCGCAAGATGACCTACCGGGAATTGAACGGCGCCGCCACCAAATTTGCTGACGGACTGCGCCAGCTCGGCATCAATCCGGGTGACAAGGTCGCCCTGATGATGCCGAATGTCCCCTACTTCCCCATCGCCTATTATGGCATCCTCAAAGCCGGCGCCACCGTGGTGCCCTTCAATGTGCTCTTCAAGGGTCGTGAAGTGGCCTATCACCTCAAGGATAGCGATGCCGTCGCCCTGGTCGGTTTCGAGATGTTTACCCAGCCTGCGTATGAAGGTTTCCAGGCTGTGGATTCCTGCAAGAACCTGATCATCGCCACCGCCGACCCGATGGGGCCTCTGCCGGTGACCGGTGACGGCATCAAGCATTTTTCCCACGTCATCGCCAGCGGCTCGCCCACATTCGACACCGTGCAGACCATGCCTGATGACACCGCGGTCATCCTGTACACATCAGGCACGACCGGCCAGCCGAAGGGCGCCGAACTGACGCACGCCAATCTCTTCTTGAACGCGTGGATCAGCCAGCAACTCCTGGGCTGGCGTCCCAATGATGTCTTCCTGGCCACCCTGCCCCTGTTCCATTCGTTCGGCCAGACCGTCATCATGAACAATGCCATCATGGGTGGCGCGGCCATCACCCTGCTGCCACGCTTCGACCCGGCCGCCACGCTGGGCATCATGCAACGCGACAACGTGACGGTCTTCGCCGGCGTGCCCACCATGTACTGGGCGCTGCTCGCCTACCCCAAGGCGTCCGACTTCGACCTGGAAAAGATCAAGAGCAGCCTGCGCATTGCGGTCTCCGGCGGCGCGGCCCTGCCGGTGGAGGTTCTCAAGGGCTTCGAGGGCAAGTACCAGGTGCCGATTCTGGAAGGCTACGGTCTGTCAGAGACATCGCCGGTGGCTTGCTTCAACCATGCCGATCGCCCGCGTAAGGTGGGTTCCATCGGCAATCCGGTGTGGGGCACCTGGATGCGCATTGTGGACATCGAAGACAAGCCCGTTGCAGCCGGTTCGGTGGGTGAGGTGGTCATTCGCGGTCACCACGTCATGCGCGGCTATTACAAGCGCCCCGAAGCCACGGCGCAGACGATTCGCAATGGCTGGTTCCACAGCGGCGACCTGGGCCGCATGGATGACGAGGGTTACTTTTACATTGTGGATCGCCTGAAGGAGATGATCATCCGCGGTGGGTTCAACGTTTACCCGCGCGAGATCGAGGAGTATCTGCTGACCCATCCGAAGGTTTCTCTGGTGGCTGTGGTTGGCGTGCCGGACGAACGCCTGGGCGAAGAAGTCAAGGCTTACGTCGTGCTCAAAGAAGGCCAAAGCGCCACCGCGGAGGAGATCATCGAGTTTGCCAAGATCGGACTGGCCGACTACAAGTATCCGCGTCAGATCGAATTTCGCACCGCCTTCCCCATGACCGCCACGGGCAAGATTCTCAAGCGCGAGCTGATTGAGTCCTGA
- a CDS encoding lamin tail domain-containing protein: MNAKTERFKQTPPASAGRPVARRNRRWALWASLLLALLSLTGCSNLRDIWGRRATPTVQPTATAVPLILVEPDAGAPGAVITLRGERWRPGDTIFIRLQNPLADQGGIPDRAMAVATVQDDGRFLAGFTFPDEVPWNSLPSVLIVTQSQATGERVSMVWRVQAADASATPMITSTPTGLPPLVTATLTPTATPWVITATPTPWVITATPTPTAAPVTATSTPLPATATTTPPPATSTATPIPPSPTVGPSYWRGEYYTNRDLMDNPFLVRNDASINFNWGSGAIAPGLPADNFSVRWTRSLDFTAGVYRFHMTVDDGARLFVDGALLINEWRDGSRRELTVDHALATGNHALRVEYYEATGEALIVLWWEARPAVTSTPPPTATPTRRPSATPTRRPSATPTRRPSATPTRTRTPTPRPLPTTTAEMRPTETPTPTALPLPTDTLTPLPSATVLPLPTDTPTPLLPTDTPTPLPTDTPTPLRPTDTPTPLSPTDTPTPLRPTDTPTPLPTDTPTPLRPTDTPTPLPTDTPTSLPTTETPTPTATQAPTETPTPLPPTDTPMPGAPTRTPTRRPPTATRTATPTATPVLAAPALFNELLTAPRRVDWNHDRRINDQDEWIELFNPGATEVNLSGWHLDTGRNSTRYRFAGAFRIPAGGYLVLFRRSTRLALNDRGGTLRLLRPDLSVAASINFPALGPDASYSRDDAGAWHGDWAPSPRAANSPGLPTPPPVITTMPERR; this comes from the coding sequence ATGAATGCGAAAACAGAGAGATTCAAGCAGACCCCGCCGGCGTCCGCCGGACGGCCGGTCGCCCGTAGGAACCGGCGCTGGGCCTTGTGGGCCAGTCTGCTGCTGGCGCTGCTCAGCCTGACCGGCTGCAGCAATCTGCGTGACATCTGGGGCCGGCGCGCAACGCCCACCGTGCAGCCGACCGCAACAGCTGTGCCATTGATCCTGGTTGAACCGGACGCCGGCGCGCCCGGCGCAGTCATTACCCTGCGCGGCGAGCGCTGGCGGCCGGGTGACACGATCTTCATTCGTCTGCAAAATCCGCTGGCGGACCAGGGCGGCATCCCCGACAGGGCGATGGCCGTCGCCACGGTGCAGGACGATGGACGCTTCCTGGCCGGCTTCACCTTTCCCGACGAAGTGCCCTGGAACAGCCTGCCCAGCGTGCTGATCGTGACGCAATCGCAGGCCACCGGCGAGCGCGTTTCGATGGTGTGGCGCGTACAGGCGGCTGATGCTTCCGCGACGCCGATGATAACGTCCACCCCGACCGGCCTTCCGCCCCTGGTCACCGCAACCCTGACGCCCACGGCTACGCCCTGGGTGATTACGGCCACCCCGACGCCCTGGGTCATCACCGCCACGCCGACGCCGACTGCGGCGCCGGTCACGGCCACCTCCACACCGCTGCCGGCTACGGCGACGACCACCCCGCCGCCGGCCACCAGCACCGCGACCCCCATCCCGCCCTCGCCCACGGTTGGGCCGTCCTACTGGCGCGGGGAGTATTACACCAACCGGGACCTGATGGACAACCCGTTCCTGGTGCGCAACGATGCCAGCATCAATTTCAACTGGGGCAGCGGCGCCATTGCACCGGGCCTGCCGGCGGACAATTTCTCCGTGCGCTGGACGCGCAGTCTCGATTTCACTGCCGGCGTTTATCGTTTCCACATGACCGTAGATGACGGCGCGCGCCTGTTCGTGGACGGCGCGCTGCTCATCAACGAATGGCGCGACGGCAGCCGCCGTGAACTGACCGTGGATCATGCCCTGGCCACGGGCAACCACGCGCTGCGCGTCGAATACTACGAGGCCACGGGCGAGGCCCTCATCGTCCTGTGGTGGGAAGCGCGGCCGGCCGTCACCAGCACACCGCCGCCCACCGCCACGCCCACGCGGCGTCCAAGCGCCACGCCCACGCGGCGGCCCAGCGCCACACCGACGCGGCGGCCCAGCGCCACTCCCACGCGCACACGCACACCAACCCCACGGCCCCTGCCCACCACCACCGCCGAGATGCGGCCCACCGAAACCCCCACGCCCACCGCGCTACCCCTACCGACGGACACGCTCACGCCGCTGCCCAGCGCCACCGTGCTGCCCCTACCGACGGACACGCCCACGCCGCTGCTGCCGACGGATACGCCGACCCCGCTGCCAACAGATACGCCCACGCCGCTGCGGCCGACGGACACGCCGACCCCGCTGTCGCCAACAGATACACCCACGCCGCTGCGGCCGACGGACACGCCGACCCCGCTGCCAACAGATACGCCCACGCCGCTGCGGCCGACGGACACGCCGACCCCGCTGCCAACAGATACGCCCACGTCGCTGCCGACCACCGAGACGCCTACGCCGACGGCAACCCAGGCGCCCACCGAGACGCCGACCCCGCTGCCGCCGACGGATACGCCCATGCCTGGTGCGCCAACCCGCACGCCGACCAGGCGTCCACCCACGGCCACGCGCACCGCGACGCCGACCGCCACGCCGGTGCTCGCAGCGCCGGCCCTTTTCAATGAGCTGTTGACCGCGCCGCGACGGGTAGATTGGAATCACGATCGGCGCATCAACGACCAGGATGAGTGGATCGAGCTGTTCAACCCCGGCGCGACTGAGGTCAATCTCAGCGGCTGGCACCTGGACACGGGACGCAACAGCACCCGTTACCGTTTTGCGGGCGCGTTTCGCATTCCGGCCGGCGGCTATCTCGTGCTGTTCCGCCGGTCAACGCGGCTGGCGTTGAACGATCGCGGCGGTACACTGCGGCTGCTGCGGCCTGATCTCAGCGTGGCTGCCAGCATCAACTTCCCCGCGCTCGGCCCGGATGCCAGCTACAGTCGGGACGACGCCGGCGCCTGGCACGGCGACTGGGCGCCTTCGCCGCGCGCGGCCAACAGCCCGGGCCTGCCCACGCCGCCCCCGGTCATCACCACTATGCCGGAGCGGCGTTAG
- a CDS encoding type II toxin-antitoxin system HicB family antitoxin, producing the protein MSELILSISIEPLEEGGYLATSDDLQGLIAQGRTMAETLEIAQDVARKLIESYLEHGDPLPPKVAAALRQTQRRTRIRIPVGFAPEAVGA; encoded by the coding sequence ATGAGCGAGTTGATCTTGTCCATTAGTATCGAGCCGTTGGAAGAAGGCGGTTATCTCGCAACCAGCGATGATCTACAGGGACTGATTGCCCAGGGTCGCACGATGGCGGAAACCCTGGAAATCGCGCAGGATGTGGCGCGCAAGTTGATCGAGTCTTATCTGGAGCACGGGGATCCGTTGCCTCCGAAGGTCGCCGCTGCACTTCGCCAAACGCAGCGCCGAACCAGGATCAGAATTCCGGTGGGCTTTGCTCCTGAGGCAGTTGGGGCATGA
- a CDS encoding type II toxin-antitoxin system HicA family toxin, whose protein sequence is MSRLPSLTYREVIARLRRAGFVFDRQAKGSHEIWYNPETHRRTTVPNHPGEIAKGTLRAIIREAGLSVDDFLA, encoded by the coding sequence ATGAGCCGGCTGCCTTCGCTCACCTATCGTGAGGTAATCGCTCGACTGCGCCGGGCTGGGTTCGTGTTCGACCGCCAGGCCAAAGGGAGTCACGAGATCTGGTACAACCCAGAGACTCATCGGCGCACCACGGTACCGAACCATCCCGGGGAGATCGCGAAAGGAACGCTGCGCGCCATCATTCGAGAAGCCGGCCTGTCGGTGGACGATTTCCTGGCATAG
- a CDS encoding ParB-like nuclease domain-containing protein, which translates to MSPTVEVRAIDALEELQTGLVRYADQAQATLAAIAREVQRTLDWLEERQRHWRGEVQRRQEEVRLTLAAYQRCLNSGDRDHPPSCGREELTFLDARRRLAQAEAEERMATQARQAVQAEAEIYARDASRLRVTLQTETVKSIEVLRSKVTVLRSYASGGITAGGVLAGALAFGAGVVIGAAMRRAGEDGSAGAGAPDSSGRELTLQEFHPDIRDILLNMIDLDDSPVRDEADYHKVSKAEMVAGFAKLTQVRRWISQGATDQWLYDAAQEAREGGTTEAQSHYNIYRVFYGDNAIVLERVGNRYRVLNGYHRLAVAQELGWTTIPAKVINS; encoded by the coding sequence ATGTCCCCAACCGTCGAAGTCCGCGCCATTGACGCCCTCGAAGAGCTGCAGACCGGCCTGGTTCGCTACGCCGACCAGGCGCAGGCCACGCTGGCCGCGATCGCCCGCGAGGTGCAGCGCACGCTCGACTGGCTGGAGGAGCGCCAACGCCATTGGCGGGGCGAGGTGCAGCGCCGGCAAGAGGAGGTGCGACTGACTTTGGCGGCCTACCAGCGCTGCCTGAATTCCGGCGACCGCGACCATCCGCCCTCGTGCGGCCGTGAAGAACTGACGTTTCTCGACGCGCGGCGCCGCCTGGCACAGGCCGAGGCCGAGGAGCGCATGGCGACCCAGGCGCGGCAGGCGGTCCAGGCCGAAGCGGAAATTTACGCCCGCGATGCCAGCCGCCTGCGCGTCACCTTGCAGACCGAGACGGTCAAATCCATCGAAGTGCTGCGCAGCAAGGTCACCGTGCTGCGGTCGTACGCATCAGGCGGCATCACGGCCGGCGGTGTACTGGCCGGCGCGCTGGCGTTTGGCGCCGGGGTGGTCATCGGCGCCGCCATGAGGCGGGCAGGCGAGGACGGTTCCGCCGGAGCCGGGGCGCCAGACTCGTCTGGCCGGGAACTCACCCTGCAAGAATTCCATCCCGACATCCGCGACATTCTCTTGAACATGATTGACCTGGACGATTCGCCGGTGCGTGACGAAGCCGACTACCATAAAGTATCCAAGGCGGAGATGGTCGCAGGGTTTGCGAAGCTGACGCAGGTACGCCGCTGGATCAGCCAGGGTGCAACCGATCAATGGCTTTACGACGCGGCTCAGGAGGCGCGGGAGGGAGGCACGACAGAGGCGCAGAGCCACTACAACATCTACCGGGTTTTCTACGGTGACAATGCCATTGTCCTGGAACGAGTCGGCAACCGCTACCGGGTGCTCAACGGCTACCACCGGCTGGCGGTCGCACAGGAACTGGGCTGGACGACGATCCCGGCAAAGGTAATAAACTCATGA
- a CDS encoding WXG100 family type VII secretion target: MSQAIANPEELERFARDLKQFNGQLKESMTRLNAQFRQLGDTWRDQEHQKYGQEFEQTMRVLAQFMHSSDEHIPFLLRKASRLREYLSQR; this comes from the coding sequence GTGTCCCAAGCCATCGCTAACCCTGAAGAGCTAGAGCGCTTCGCGCGCGATCTCAAGCAGTTCAACGGCCAACTCAAAGAGAGCATGACACGTCTGAACGCCCAATTTCGCCAACTGGGCGACACCTGGCGCGACCAGGAGCACCAGAAGTACGGCCAGGAGTTCGAGCAGACGATGCGCGTGCTGGCGCAGTTCATGCACTCCTCTGACGAGCATATCCCATTCCTCTTGCGCAAGGCCAGCCGTCTGCGCGAGTATCTGTCGCAGCGCTAA